From the Actinomadura luzonensis genome, the window ATCTGGCTGTTGGCCAGCAGCGCTTAGGAGGTGGGCAGCAGCAGCGAGAAGACCATCCCCACCGCGATCACGAGCAGGCCGCCGAAGACCACGAAACCGATCGCGCCCTGCCCGCGGCGCCGCACGATCGCCAGTGCGATGCCCATGATCGGCGTGCCCAGCGGTGCGATGATCATGGCGCCGATGACGGTGGCCGTGGAGTCGGAGTGGATGCCGGCCGCGGCGATGACGGCCGACAAAGCGAGCATCGTCCAGAACGCCGACCGCTTCGTGCGTACGTCCCCCGAGGACAGGTCCAGAATCTCGGCCAGTTCCTCCAGCGGGCGGCGTTGCGCCGCGGGCAGGACACGCTCGCGGAGACGGCTCAGCACGCACTCACCGCCTTTTTCGGCTCCTGCTGCCGGCCAGTGCGCCGATGCAGATCCCGACGACGGTGCACGCCACCAGCGTGACCCACAGCGGGGCGATCACCGCCATCGTGAACAGGCGGATCACCGCGTCCTGCCGGTTCTGCAGGATGAACGCGGCCGCCAGCACCAGCAGCACGAGCGCCAGCCAGACGCGCGGCGGTATCGCCCCGAGACGGCCTCGCGGGCCTTGCTCTGCCACGAATACCTCCAGATGGGTGTGAGCGCCGGTGTTTCGATCAGGCCTTCACCAGCGCGACCGGAAGGGCCGCTCGCGAGGAAGCCCGTTTCCGCCGGCACAGGGCCGGTCTCGATACGGGCTCGCCTCCCGGGCACGGCCGGCCGCCGGCAACGCCGCCCCACTGCGATGGCCGTCGTCCAGCACGGCACGCTCATGCGTGCGGTGAAGGTGTCGAGGCGGCCGGCGGGCCGGCTGATCGGGACCCAGGCGACGGCCGGCATGCCGCCCAGCAGGCCGAGGATCATGCCGAGCAGGAAGCCGCCCAGGTTGGAGTAGACGAACGACGCCAGCGACAGCAGCACCGCGATCAAGCCGGGGAACAGCCCGCGTCTCACGCCGCGCCCGCTCTGCGTTGCCGCCCTGCCCGCCGGTGAGCCGGAGCGTGATCGTACCCCCGGGCGTCGGTACGAGCGCGCTCGTGCACAGCTCGGTGACCGCGGCCCGCCGGACGCCGGCCACGATGACGGGGAACGTCCGGCCCTTCCTGGTGCGGTCCACGTCGGTGGCCACGGAGAAGCCCTGGCCGCGCAGCTCGCCGGCGACAGGAACGAGAAGCAGACCGAAGCGCTTCCAGCGCACGCGGGCCTGCTCGGCCATGATGCGTTCCCTTTCACGTAGGCCCAGCAAGCGAGCCAGAACTCTGTTACACACAGTCACAGTCCGGTCTATTGCCGAGCATGCGGGACATCCACGGTGCTCGTCGACCTACACGCCGGACGCCGCAGCGCTCATGGCGTGCTGCTGGACAAATTTGCCCACATCTAGAAGGGCAGGCAGTTGTGCTGGGCAGGGTGTCCGACAGATGTGCGCAGCGACGCCCTTCGGGGGTTGATGCGACCGTTCACGGTATCCCGACGCCTTTCCCTGGCGATCAGATGCGAAGGCTCAGCCAGTCGGAGCCGCCCAGAAGATGCCCCCACATTCGGGCGAGGTGAGCTGAAGCCGGCCGGCCGGCGGCTTCTTCGTCGTCCTCTCCGTGCCCTTCACGGCCCGGCGGCCCGGGCGGGCAGTTTGAGCGCCGCGGGGACGCCGAGCGCGGCGACGGCCGCGAGGAGCAGCAGCGCCGGCCCCATCGCGCCGCCGAAGGCCGCGGCCGTCCACGGCGAGCCCGCCGGGCCGGGCGCGAGGAGGGTGATCGTCGCGGTGGCCAGGGCGATGCCCACCGCAGGGCCGACGTTCAGCACGGTCTGCTTCAGCCCGCCGGACACGCCCACGTCCCCGACCGGCGCCTCCCGCACGACGACGGCCGTCGCCGTCACCATCACCGTGCCGAACCCGGCCCCCATCAGGAGGAACGCCGCCATCATCGTCGGCGAGGCGGCCGACCTGTCCACGCAGGCGAGCAGCAGCATCCCGCCGCTGACCAGGGCCATCGCCCCCAGCACCGTACGGCGGGCGCCCTGCCGGCGCAGGAGCACGGCGGCGACCGGCGCGCCGGCCACCATCATCACCGCCAGCGGCAGCACGTGCAGCCCGCTCTCCAGCGGGTCCAGCGCCAGCACCTCCTGCAGGAAGTAGCTGCCGACGAACAGCGCCCCGAACATCGCCGCCGAAGCCGCCAGCAGCACGGCCAGCGCGGCGGTCAGCGGCCCCGGCGCGAGCACCTGCCGCGGGATCAGCGGGTGAGCGGCGACCCGCTGGTGCCGGGCGAACGCCCCGCCCGCCACGGCGGCCGCACCCAGCCCGAGCGCGCTGGACCAGGTCCAGCCCGTACGCGGCAGCTCGACCAGCGCGTGCACCAGCCCCGCCAGCGCCACGGCCAGCAGGCCGGCCCCGGCCGGCCCGAGCCGATCCGCCTGCCCCGCACCGCGAACGACCCCGGCCGCGCCCGGCGCCGGGACGCGGCGGGCTCCGTCCGAGTCCGGGACGCCGACGGCTGCGTCCGGGCGCGGGAGGCGGATCGCCGGGGTGGCCGCGGCGATCGCGAGGGCCGGAACGACGTTCAGCAGGAACACCGCGCGCCAGCCGAACTGGGCGGTCAGCGCGCCCCCGACCAGCGGCCCCGCGGCGGCGGCGAGGCCGATGGCGCTGCTGCGGACGGCGACCGCCATGGGGAGCCGGTCGGCGGGCAGGGCGGCGCGGAGCATCCCGAGCGTCGCCGGTTGCAGCAGCGCGCCGAACACCCCTTGGGCGACGCGCAGCCCGATGACCCAGCCGATGCCGGGTGCCAGCGCGATCGCCGCCGAGGTGACGGCGAAGCCGAGCGTCCCGGCGGCGAAGACGTTGCGGTGGCCGTAGCGGTCGCCGAGCCGCCCGGACAGGACGAGCAGCGCCGCCACGGCGATGAGGTAGCCGGTGCTGGTCCACTGGATCTGCGCGAACGTGGCGTGCAGGTCCCGTTGCATGGCGGGCTGGGCGATGGTGAGCACGGTCCCGTCGAGGGCGACGACGACCGCGCCGGTGACGCTGGCGGCCAGCGTGAGGTGCGGCCGGGGCGTCACCGCGGCTCCGGCCCGAGGTGCGCGTCCAGGGTGGCGCGGAACAGCGGTTCGAGTTCGGCCGCCCCGGTGGTGAGCTGCAGGCTGCCCCAGCTCCAGAGTTGGACGAGCCCGTGCGCGTTGGCCCAGAGCGCGCCGGCGGCGACGCGCGGGTCCGCGCCGGGCCGCACCCCGGCCCGGGTCAGCAGGCCCACCACCACGTCGAACAGCGGCAGGCTGGCCTCCCGCAGCCCCAGGTGGTTGCTCTCCAGCAGGTCGTGGCGGAACATCAGCTCGTACATGCCGCGGTTGTCCAGCGCGAACCGGACATACGCCCGGCCGAGCGCCGCGAGCTGCGCTCGTGGATCGGCCCGGCCGTCGCCGAGCGCCCGCGCGACCTCCGCGCCGAGAGCGGTGAAGCCCTCGCGGGCGATGGCGGACAGCAGCTCCAGGTGGGTGGGGAAGTAGCGGCGCGGCGCTCCGTGCGAGACCCCGGCCCGCCGCGCGATCTCGCGCAGCGACAGCGCCTGCGTCCCTTCCTGGGTGACCAGTTCCACGCCGACCTTGACCAGACGGGCGCGCAGCCCGGCGTCCTCATGCATAGACACTGTCTACCAGTACGACGTAGACACTGTCTACGCCGCGCCCGCGCCTGCCTCCAGGGCAAAGGGCAAGCCGTCATGGGCGACGACCCGCGACTTCAGCGCGTGACCGCAGTGGGGGCGACCGGGCATGACCAGCACGACCACCTGGGCCGCCCCCGGAGATCAGTTCTCGCGGGTCCAGAGGGGCGCGATCCGCTGCTCGCGGAATCGCCAGCCCGCCGGCGTCCGCGCCAGGGCGCCGGTCACCCGCAGGCCACCCGTGAAGTGGGGCGCCTGGCCGTCGCGGTAGTAGAACACGAGCGAGTAAGCCGAGACAGTCGCCCGATCGCCGTCGACCTCCGCCAGCAGGTCGGTGGTCAGGTGCTGGGCCCGCTGCCCCTCGACGTCACTGCGTCGCATGAAGTCGACGATCGCGTCGATGCCGTGGAGCACGCCCCCGCGCGGCGAATGCACCGCCACATCGTCGGCGAAGACGGTGGCGACGTCCTCCCATCGCTTCTCATCGAGCAGGCGTGCGAAGCGGGCGAACAGGTCGGCGATCTCAACGCGGTCGGCGGTCGAGGTATCCGTGGACATGGCGTCCTCTTTCATTCGGTGAAATAACGTTTGTGCCTCTAACGTTTCCGACGTGAACGAATCTACATCGTTAGTGGGGCGAACGCAACAGGGGTACGATCACCATCATGAGCAGCAGAGACGAAGCCGCCGACATGCCACACGACGGCAAGACGCAGACGCCGGAAAGACTGCGCCGACGAGCCAGCCGCCTGCTGTCAGGCATGACCGCACGGTCGGACCGGCTGGTGAACGAGGGACTGGCCAAGGCCGACGCCCGCAAGTGGCACTACGCCGTGCTGGCCTCGTTGCAGGAGCACGGCCCGGCCAGCCAGGCGACGCTGAGCCGGCGCACCGGCATCTACCGCAGCGACATGGTCGGCGTCCTCAACGAACTGGCCGAACGCGATCTCGTCGAACGGATGCCGGACCCCGACGACCGCCGCCGCAACGTCATCACGATCACCACCCAAGGCCGCCGGCGCCTGCGCTACCTTGACCAGGTCCTCGACGACCTCCACGACGAGCTGCTCGCCCCGCTGACCCCCGCCGAACGCGACCAGCTCGTGCAGTTGCTCACTCGCCTGCTGGACCACCACACGCAGGCGAGTGAGCCTCCGAGCTCCTAACCCCCTCCACCCTCCTGGGGCCGCCCCCAGGTAGCGATCGATGTCGCAAGGACGGCACGGTGCAGATCGTCTACTTCCGAGTCTCCACCGCGACCCAGTCCCTGCCGCAGCAGCGCGCCAGCCTCACCGAGGCCGGCCTCCTCGCGCGTTCGGCAAGATCGCCACCGAAGCCGGTCTCCCCGTCACCCAGAGGCAGACTCCGTCAGCATATGCTGACAAATCGCGTTCGTCAGCATATGCTGACGCCATGGAGGTAGCCAAACTGGCCGAGGCGACCGCCGACCAGGACCCCGGTGTGGGGCTGGCAGCGGTGGCCGCGCTTCGGACCCTGCTCGAAGAACTGGAAGCCGTGCACGTCTCCAACGCCCGCGCCCAAGGCTGGTCCTGGGAGCGGATCGCAGACGCCCTCGGTGTACGGCGGCAGACCGCCCACCGCAAGCACGCCCGCCGCACGAAAGGATGACGCGTGTTCGACAAGTTCGCAGAAGGCGCCCGCCGCGCCGTGGTCAGGGCCGGCATCCTGGCGCTCGACGCCGGGCGGCCGGCCCTCGACGCCGACCTGATGCTGCTCGGCCTTGCCGAGGTGCGGCCGTTCACGCTGCGCACGTTCACCGCGACCGCCGCCGCTGCCGTACGAGAACGCGTGGACACGAACGACTCCAGGACGCTGCTCGCCACGCTCGGCATCGACCTCGACCGGGTCCACCGCAGCACCCGCTCCGGCACCGACGACCCGAGAGCCTGGAGCCTGCGCCGCACCCCGGCCCGGCCGCTGCGGGTCGTGCTGTACGGGCCGCTCGGCCAGCTGCCTCTCGCCATGCACGCCCGCAAGGCGGTCGAGGTGGCCGTGTGGCGGGGATCGGGCCGTCCGGCCACCGGCGAGGACCTGTTGTGGGGGCTGCTCGCCGATCACGCCAACGGCGCCGCCCGCATCCTCACGGACGCCGGCGTCGACCTGCGCGAACTCGTCCGGGAGCTGCGGGGGTCCGACGCTCGCCGGAGCGCCTAGCTCGGGTCGCGGAGCGCCGGGATCGGCTGGTGACGCGGCGTTACGGGCGGTCCTCCCACTGCTCGACCGTGGCCCGGGCGCCGATGCGGTGCAGGCTGTCGAGGGCTTCGAGGTAGGGGCCGGTGAAGGCGGGCCGATGGCGGAGGTCGCCGAACAGGGTCTCGTCCTCGAGGAAGGCGAGGGGGTCGGTGAGCCGGCGGGCGGCCCGGTCCGCGAGGTCGGCCCGTCGCCGGTCGACCACGTCGATGCGCCGCCCCTGTTCGTCGACTCCTTCCGCGTACCTGGCCCAGCTCGCGACCACCAGGGCGGAGCGCCGGACGTCCTGGCCTTCCGCCAGGCGGGCGAGGGTGACGGGCAGGAGGAACTTGGGGATGCGGTCGGAGGAGTCGGCGCACAGCCGGGCCAGGGTGTCGCTGATCTCCGGGTTGGAGAAGCGTTCGATGAGCTGTCTCTTGTACCCGGGCAGGTCGACGCCGGGCACCGGGCCGAGGGTCGGCGTCGCCTCCTCCTCCAGGTAGGCGCGCAGGAACCGGGCGAACGCGGGGTCGCGGCAGACCTCGTGCGTGAACCGGTGGCCGGCCAGGTAGCCGAGGTAGGCCAGGGCCTGGTGGCCGGCGTTGAGGAGGCGGAGCTTCATCAGCTCGTACGGCTCGACGTCGTCGACGAACTGGACGCCGACGCGTTCGAGCGCGGGCCGGCCGGACGGGAACCGGTCCTCGACGACCCACTGGTGGAACGGCTCGCACACCACCGGCCAGGCGTCCTCGACGCCGAACTCCTCCAGCAGCCGTTCGCGGTCGAGGCGGGAGGTGACCGGGGTGATGCGGTCCACCATCGAGCTGGGGAAGCTGACCTCCCGGTCGATCCACTCGCCGAGCTCCGCGTCCCTGAGACCGGCGAAGGCGCTGAGCGTCCGCCGCGCGACCTCACCGTTCTGGGGCAGGTTGTCGCAGGACAGGACGGTGAACGGCGCGGTCCCGGCCGCCCGGCGCCGGGCGAGCGCCTCGGTCAGGAAGCCGAACGCCGAGGACGGCCGTCCGCCGGCGCGCGCCTCGGCGAGCACGGCCGCGTCGGCCTCGAACTCGCCCGTGCTCTGGTTGACGTGGTAGCCGCCTTCGGTGATCGTCAGCGAGACGATCCGGACGGCGGGATCGGTGAGCGCGGCGAGCACCGCTTCGGGGTCGTCCGGCGCGAACAGGTAGCCGATCATCGAGCCGATGACGCGGGGACGGGGCGGGCGGTCCGCCTCCTTCTCGACCAGCGTGTAGAGGGTGGACTGGGCCCGCAGCGCGTCCCGCATGGCCGCGTCCTCGGCCCGGACGCCGACGCCGACGATGCCGAACCGGGCGGCGTCCGGCTCGCCGGGCTCGCCGAACAGCGCGTCGAGGTACATCGCCTGGTGCGCGCGGTGGAAG encodes:
- a CDS encoding MarR family winged helix-turn-helix transcriptional regulator → MTARSDRLVNEGLAKADARKWHYAVLASLQEHGPASQATLSRRTGIYRSDMVGVLNELAERDLVERMPDPDDRRRNVITITTQGRRRLRYLDQVLDDLHDELLAPLTPAERDQLVQLLTRLLDHHTQASEPPSS
- a CDS encoding nuclear transport factor 2 family protein gives rise to the protein MSTDTSTADRVEIADLFARFARLLDEKRWEDVATVFADDVAVHSPRGGVLHGIDAIVDFMRRSDVEGQRAQHLTTDLLAEVDGDRATVSAYSLVFYYRDGQAPHFTGGLRVTGALARTPAGWRFREQRIAPLWTREN
- a CDS encoding helix-turn-helix domain-containing protein produces the protein MEVAKLAEATADQDPGVGLAAVAALRTLLEELEAVHVSNARAQGWSWERIADALGVRRQTAHRKHARRTKG
- a CDS encoding MFS transporter, whose translation is MTPRPHLTLAASVTGAVVVALDGTVLTIAQPAMQRDLHATFAQIQWTSTGYLIAVAALLVLSGRLGDRYGHRNVFAAGTLGFAVTSAAIALAPGIGWVIGLRVAQGVFGALLQPATLGMLRAALPADRLPMAVAVRSSAIGLAAAAGPLVGGALTAQFGWRAVFLLNVVPALAIAAATPAIRLPRPDAAVGVPDSDGARRVPAPGAAGVVRGAGQADRLGPAGAGLLAVALAGLVHALVELPRTGWTWSSALGLGAAAVAGGAFARHQRVAAHPLIPRQVLAPGPLTAALAVLLAASAAMFGALFVGSYFLQEVLALDPLESGLHVLPLAVMMVAGAPVAAVLLRRQGARRTVLGAMALVSGGMLLLACVDRSAASPTMMAAFLLMGAGFGTVMVTATAVVVREAPVGDVGVSGGLKQTVLNVGPAVGIALATATITLLAPGPAGSPWTAAAFGGAMGPALLLLAAVAALGVPAALKLPARAAGP
- a CDS encoding Clp protease N-terminal domain-containing protein translates to MFDKFAEGARRAVVRAGILALDAGRPALDADLMLLGLAEVRPFTLRTFTATAAAAVRERVDTNDSRTLLATLGIDLDRVHRSTRSGTDDPRAWSLRRTPARPLRVVLYGPLGQLPLAMHARKAVEVAVWRGSGRPATGEDLLWGLLADHANGAARILTDAGVDLRELVRELRGSDARRSA
- a CDS encoding TetR/AcrR family transcriptional regulator, whose protein sequence is MHEDAGLRARLVKVGVELVTQEGTQALSLREIARRAGVSHGAPRRYFPTHLELLSAIAREGFTALGAEVARALGDGRADPRAQLAALGRAYVRFALDNRGMYELMFRHDLLESNHLGLREASLPLFDVVVGLLTRAGVRPGADPRVAAGALWANAHGLVQLWSWGSLQLTTGAAELEPLFRATLDAHLGPEPR
- a CDS encoding mannitol dehydrogenase family protein, which produces MRLSPDNLPAIAARVPVPRYDRTRLRAGIVHLGVGGFHRAHQAMYLDALFGEPGEPDAARFGIVGVGVRAEDAAMRDALRAQSTLYTLVEKEADRPPRPRVIGSMIGYLFAPDDPEAVLAALTDPAVRIVSLTITEGGYHVNQSTGEFEADAAVLAEARAGGRPSSAFGFLTEALARRRAAGTAPFTVLSCDNLPQNGEVARRTLSAFAGLRDAELGEWIDREVSFPSSMVDRITPVTSRLDRERLLEEFGVEDAWPVVCEPFHQWVVEDRFPSGRPALERVGVQFVDDVEPYELMKLRLLNAGHQALAYLGYLAGHRFTHEVCRDPAFARFLRAYLEEEATPTLGPVPGVDLPGYKRQLIERFSNPEISDTLARLCADSSDRIPKFLLPVTLARLAEGQDVRRSALVVASWARYAEGVDEQGRRIDVVDRRRADLADRAARRLTDPLAFLEDETLFGDLRHRPAFTGPYLEALDSLHRIGARATVEQWEDRP
- a CDS encoding DUF1049 domain-containing protein, producing MAEQGPRGRLGAIPPRVWLALVLLVLAAAFILQNRQDAVIRLFTMAVIAPLWVTLVACTVVGICIGALAGSRSRKRR